In Candidatus Marinimicrobia bacterium CG08_land_8_20_14_0_20_45_22, the genomic window CAAATTGCGAACTATGTTTTTATGCAATCGGAAATCAATATTAAAGTGGGCAATAAACCACCTAAAGAATATTTTGATCTGATTAAAAGCCAAATGATTGAAAACAACAGATTGGTAAGCGGACTTTCTACGGAACAGGAACTTTTGGACAATTTGAAAATGAATTGTATTCCCGTAGAATTAATGGAAATGACAATTTCTGACTATCAAGACTTTCTATCACTTAGGCGTAAATTAATGGCAACCAAAATGAAAGAACATTACTTTGGACTATGACGATAAAAAACAAGAACTGCTAAACACGCGGTATAGTTAATTGCCGTTGCAGTGCTGGTTTCCAGCGGTTTAGCCCGCATCAAAGTTCGGCGTATCTTGATAAGAAATCGTCCGTTCTGCCCAAGTGGGAGCAACTTTTTATTCTGCCAAAGTGCTATATGAAATCGTAAATTATGAACAGCGATCGAAGGAAGTTTTTTTGATACTTTGATTCAATTTGAAACTGGAGTTGGCTAACGAAGGAAGATAAGATTTACAGGAGAAGTGCAAGAAAACATCAAAAATATTAAAATGCGCAAAGTAGCAAAGGAATAATGTAAGGAGAAATAACATGGTAAACTTTAGTACATTTACGTGGGTAGCAATTTTTGCAATTTCGGCGGCGATTGTAAATGGTCTGGGAATTTTTGCCGTTTTTAAAAATGAAAAATGGGCGGAAAAGACAAAGACATATACGATGTGTTTTGCGGCAGGCGTTTTAATTTCCACGCCTCTGACGCTTGTTCTTCCGCAAGCCGTAATGAGGAATTTTTATGCCGGATTTGCGGCTTTATTCGGATTTTTGTTTATGTTTTTCAGTAATGAGGTTATAAAAAAGAGAACTAATCAAAAAACCTTAGCTTTTGGTATTACGGCTGTGGAAGGGATAGGCATTCACTCTTTTGTGGATGGCGTTATTTATTCAGTAACTTTTAGCGCAAGTACTTTGATTGGCTTTTTATCCGGAATAGGGCTAGTTATTCATGAATTTGCGGAAGGAGTGATTACCTTTTCAGTTTTAATTGAAGGTGGACTAAGTAAGAAAAAAGCCGCAGTTTATGCCTTTTTTGTATCAGCCCTTACAACTCCCATCGGCGCATTTGTCGCCTACCCTTTTGTAAGCAGGTTAAATAGTTCTGTTTTAGGATTGGCTTTAGGTTTTGTGGTAGGAGTTTTAATTTACATTTCCGCGTCTCATCTTTTACCTGAGGCAA contains:
- a CDS encoding zinc/iron permease, producing MVNFSTFTWVAIFAISAAIVNGLGIFAVFKNEKWAEKTKTYTMCFAAGVLISTPLTLVLPQAVMRNFYAGFAALFGFLFMFFSNEVIKKRTNQKTLAFGITAVEGIGIHSFVDGVIYSVTFSASTLIGFLSGIGLVIHEFAEGVITFSVLIEGGLSKKKAAVYAFFVSALTTPIGAFVAYPFVSRLNSSVLGLALGFVVGVLIYISASHLLPEARKYEKEHSVWAFLAGVALALFIVLTKMV